Proteins encoded by one window of Gemmatimonadota bacterium:
- a CDS encoding CRTAC1 family protein, which yields MHLDRPVPGFYLETALGPIVIHVAFPSVHPLEILPFQAMSPASSSTIRTSSTALFILLIISPFFFDRWLSREADVREADSADPGRYGFLLTDATAAAGIDFVHAKPQLDPKLDPIMPHISALGASVSVADFDNDGWQDLYVTSSRKGTPNALYRNLGDGSFVEVAREAGLADLNGDGGVSMGSVWGDYDNDGFEDVFIYMWGRQRLYRNRGDGTFEDATGQAGLDRWMNANSAVWTDVDRDGLIDLYVGGYFSEVHDLWQVTTTRIMQESFEYANNGGHNYLFLNRGNGRFEDVTEAYGADCTRWTMSVGAADLNGDGWPDLYLANDYGPEVLLLNIEGKRFEQPAGTTLEETSKSGMNVAFGDLYNDGRADVYVTNISKRGYLFQGNNLRRNLIAENGRMINIAEGEIADAGWAWGAQFGDLNNDGSVDLFVTNGFVSADPEEDYWYEMSRVAMGNNNIFQDVRNWAPMGDQSLSGFERSRLYLNDGTGRFYDVAASVGVNDRYDGRGVALADLFNRGVLDVVVANQDGPLILYRNEVADENAWIAFELKGTRGNASAIGAEVRVFRDGRQQLQVVTAGASFAAQSQRRRHFGLGAATEIERVEIRWPGGTVQTLERPDINRLHTVTEPEG from the coding sequence ATGCATCTTGACAGGCCAGTGCCGGGTTTCTACCTTGAAACGGCACTCGGACCAATTGTAATACACGTGGCATTCCCGTCTGTCCACCCGCTGGAAATCTTGCCCTTTCAGGCCATGTCACCAGCCTCCTCCAGTACGATACGGACATCGTCGACCGCGCTGTTCATCCTTCTGATCATTTCGCCCTTTTTCTTTGACCGGTGGCTGTCCCGCGAGGCAGACGTACGTGAGGCAGACTCGGCAGACCCGGGTCGATACGGGTTCCTGCTGACCGACGCGACGGCGGCGGCCGGCATAGATTTCGTCCATGCGAAGCCGCAACTCGATCCGAAACTCGACCCGATCATGCCCCATATCTCGGCCCTCGGGGCATCCGTCTCGGTCGCGGATTTCGACAATGACGGTTGGCAGGACCTGTACGTGACCAGCAGCCGGAAGGGTACGCCGAATGCCCTGTACCGGAACCTGGGCGACGGAAGCTTCGTGGAGGTTGCCCGGGAAGCCGGTCTGGCCGATTTGAACGGGGACGGCGGCGTTTCCATGGGCTCGGTGTGGGGGGATTACGACAACGACGGATTCGAGGACGTCTTCATCTACATGTGGGGCCGGCAGCGCCTGTACCGGAACCGGGGCGACGGTACCTTCGAGGACGCGACCGGGCAGGCCGGGCTCGACCGGTGGATGAACGCCAACAGCGCCGTGTGGACGGACGTCGACCGGGACGGCCTGATCGATCTTTACGTGGGCGGGTATTTCTCGGAAGTCCATGACCTGTGGCAGGTTACGACGACGCGAATCATGCAGGAGAGTTTCGAATACGCGAACAACGGCGGCCACAATTACCTCTTCCTGAACCGGGGAAACGGCCGCTTCGAGGACGTGACGGAAGCGTACGGGGCGGACTGCACGCGGTGGACCATGTCCGTCGGCGCGGCGGACCTGAACGGCGACGGCTGGCCCGATCTGTACCTGGCCAACGATTACGGTCCCGAGGTGCTCCTCCTCAATATCGAAGGAAAGCGTTTCGAGCAGCCCGCCGGGACCACGCTGGAGGAGACCTCCAAGAGCGGTATGAACGTGGCCTTCGGCGACCTGTACAACGACGGACGGGCGGACGTCTACGTGACGAATATTTCGAAGCGTGGCTACCTGTTCCAGGGGAACAATCTCCGCCGCAACCTGATCGCGGAAAACGGCCGGATGATCAACATCGCGGAAGGTGAAATCGCAGACGCGGGCTGGGCCTGGGGCGCGCAGTTCGGGGACCTGAACAACGACGGTTCCGTGGACCTCTTCGTCACCAACGGCTTCGTATCAGCCGATCCGGAAGAGGACTACTGGTACGAGATGTCGCGCGTCGCCATGGGCAACAACAACATCTTCCAGGACGTGCGGAACTGGGCGCCCATGGGCGATCAGAGCCTGTCGGGATTCGAGCGGTCTAGGCTGTACCTGAACGACGGCACCGGGCGCTTCTACGATGTGGCGGCATCCGTCGGCGTAAACGACCGGTACGACGGCAGGGGGGTCGCCCTCGCGGACCTCTTCAACAGGGGCGTGCTCGACGTGGTGGTGGCCAACCAGGATGGTCCCCTGATCCTGTACCGGAACGAGGTCGCCGATGAGAACGCGTGGATTGCCTTCGAATTGAAGGGCACCCGTGGCAACGCGAGCGCCATCGGCGCGGAGGTCCGGGTATTCAGGGACGGCCGGCAACAGCTCCAGGTCGTGACGGCGGGCGCGAGTTTCGCCGCCCAGAGCCAGCGGAGGCGGCATTTCGGCCTGGGAGCCGCCACGGAGATCGAACGGGTCGAGATACGCTGGCCGGGCGGGACGGTGCAGACGCTGGAACGTCCCGATATCAATCGGCTGCACACCGTGACCGAACCGGAGGGATGA
- a CDS encoding mandelate racemase/muconate lactonizing enzyme family protein, translated as MKITALKTHAVHVNHRGDWTFLAVHTDEGITGYGEVNPGGARSGSVDFLQQIEPVLAGRDPGAIERILAELLPSPVDRSKVMALSALDQALWDIKGKVLGVPVADLIGGRCRDEIPLYANINRATTDRTPAGFARNAAAAVVDGFNAVKLAPFDGMPAGIDRASDAREGIVCMEAVRAAIGPDVSLLIDCHSHFTARGGCEVFDALRDLDLYWYEEPVPDEDHEGYRAIKDHIDVPLAGGESLMYREGYWPVLDQGLMDVIMPDVTIVGGLWELKKVAAMAEGRGTPTAPHGPFGPLTIAAGVQAMAAHPGFQILEYAWGEVPWRHELIEPPERIEGGQIRVSDRPGLGVSLNMDAIETYRGDRDR; from the coding sequence ATGAAGATAACCGCCCTGAAGACCCACGCCGTCCACGTGAACCACCGGGGAGACTGGACGTTCCTGGCGGTGCACACCGACGAAGGGATCACCGGCTATGGCGAGGTGAATCCCGGCGGCGCACGATCCGGTAGCGTGGACTTCCTGCAGCAGATCGAACCGGTGCTGGCCGGACGCGATCCCGGCGCCATCGAACGCATACTGGCCGAACTCCTTCCTTCGCCCGTCGACCGGTCGAAAGTGATGGCGCTGAGCGCCCTCGACCAGGCCCTGTGGGACATCAAGGGGAAGGTCCTGGGCGTGCCGGTGGCCGACCTCATCGGAGGCCGCTGCCGCGATGAGATCCCCCTCTACGCCAACATCAACCGGGCCACCACCGACCGGACGCCCGCGGGATTCGCCCGGAACGCGGCCGCCGCGGTCGTGGACGGATTTAACGCCGTAAAACTCGCGCCCTTCGACGGGATGCCTGCCGGTATCGACCGGGCTTCGGACGCCCGGGAGGGCATCGTCTGCATGGAAGCGGTGCGCGCCGCGATCGGTCCGGACGTGTCCCTGCTGATCGACTGCCACAGCCACTTCACCGCCCGGGGAGGATGCGAGGTCTTCGACGCACTCAGGGACCTGGACCTGTACTGGTACGAGGAACCCGTGCCCGACGAAGATCACGAGGGCTACCGGGCTATCAAGGATCACATCGACGTACCGCTGGCCGGAGGCGAGAGCCTGATGTACCGGGAGGGATACTGGCCCGTCCTGGACCAGGGTCTCATGGACGTGATCATGCCGGACGTTACAATCGTGGGTGGGCTTTGGGAACTGAAGAAGGTCGCCGCCATGGCGGAGGGCCGGGGAACTCCCACCGCGCCACACGGTCCCTTCGGGCCGCTGACCATCGCGGCCGGCGTGCAGGCCATGGCCGCCCATCCCGGGTTTCAGATCCTGGAATACGCCTGGGGAGAGGTGCCGTGGAGACACGAACTCATCGAACCGCCGGAGAGGATCGAGGGCGGACAGATCCGTGTATCCGACCGGCCCGGTCTGGGTGTCTCTCTGAACATGGATGCGATTGAAACCTACAGGGGGGATCGGGATCGATAG
- a CDS encoding carboxymuconolactone decarboxylase family protein has translation MGKVLRSYELLEERMKDIYFDFYRETYREGTALDNKTKELIAIAASLSAGCQNCLEGHLKKAMKYGADGAEIREAVAIAVGVAAATIVDRSDLANFEMNFNELLKKAAGAEKAGSKT, from the coding sequence GTGGGTAAGGTTCTCAGGTCATACGAGTTGCTGGAAGAACGGATGAAAGACATCTACTTCGATTTCTATCGGGAGACCTACCGGGAGGGCACGGCGCTCGACAACAAGACCAAGGAACTGATCGCCATAGCCGCGTCGTTGAGCGCGGGATGCCAGAACTGCCTGGAAGGTCATCTCAAGAAGGCCATGAAGTACGGCGCCGACGGTGCGGAGATCCGGGAAGCCGTGGCCATCGCCGTGGGGGTGGCGGCCGCCACGATCGTGGACCGCAGCGACCTGGCGAATTTCGAAATGAATTTCAACGAACTGCTCAAGAAAGCGGCCGGGGCCGAGAAGGCAGGCAGCAAGACCTGA
- a CDS encoding VOC family protein: MRITHTSVTVDDQQKALRFYTETLGFQLKHNIPLGEHSWITLVSKEDPDGTELVLEPDAYPPMRPFKKALVEDGIPWTAFSVDDVAAEHERLEAKGVRFVQPPTDAGTVVIAAFDDTCGNLIQIMAEKDQA, from the coding sequence ATGAGAATCACACACACCAGCGTCACCGTAGATGACCAGCAGAAGGCGCTTCGCTTCTACACGGAAACACTGGGCTTCCAGTTGAAGCACAACATACCCCTGGGAGAACATTCCTGGATCACCCTGGTATCCAAGGAGGATCCGGATGGAACGGAGCTGGTGCTCGAACCTGACGCCTATCCCCCTATGCGACCGTTCAAGAAGGCCCTTGTGGAGGACGGCATTCCCTGGACTGCCTTCTCGGTCGACGACGTCGCAGCCGAACACGAGCGTCTCGAGGCAAAGGGCGTGCGGTTCGTACAGCCGCCAACGGATGCCGGCACCGTTGTTATCGCCGCCTTCGACGATACGTGCGGCAACTTGATTCAGATTATGGCGGAGAAGGACCAGGCGTGA
- a CDS encoding TlpA family protein disulfide reductase — protein MFTAAFVLSNVQAQTADQGAQPLTDDEQKIVAYIMKQVSESKAGKPNFGPETAMAVYKELGIQVTPNMVPRVRAAVVAELKAIEARLMLKEGSAAPDFNLPVLGGGEASLSALKGKVVVVNFWATWCPPCLVEMPVLNGLYETYRDQGLEVLGLSLDEEGLPITKPFVEKLNVTYPIVEADRKTYQAYGNVLTIPHTFVIDREGTVSKRFVNNQTKDAFEAAIKAALARK, from the coding sequence ATGTTTACCGCGGCCTTTGTCCTGTCCAACGTACAGGCGCAGACCGCGGACCAGGGTGCGCAGCCCCTGACCGACGACGAGCAGAAGATCGTCGCCTATATCATGAAGCAGGTCTCCGAATCCAAGGCCGGCAAGCCGAACTTCGGACCGGAAACGGCCATGGCCGTGTATAAGGAGCTCGGGATCCAGGTTACCCCGAACATGGTTCCCCGCGTACGGGCGGCCGTCGTGGCCGAATTGAAGGCCATCGAGGCCCGGCTCATGCTGAAGGAAGGCAGTGCCGCGCCCGATTTCAACCTGCCGGTCCTGGGCGGCGGCGAGGCCAGTCTTTCCGCCTTGAAGGGGAAGGTGGTCGTGGTGAACTTCTGGGCCACCTGGTGTCCGCCTTGCCTCGTGGAGATGCCGGTGCTGAACGGACTCTACGAGACTTACCGGGACCAGGGGTTGGAGGTGCTCGGACTCTCCCTCGACGAAGAGGGGCTTCCCATCACGAAACCCTTCGTCGAAAAGCTGAACGTAACCTATCCCATCGTGGAAGCGGACCGGAAGACCTACCAGGCATACGGCAATGTGCTGACCATACCCCACACCTTCGTGATCGATCGCGAAGGCACCGTATCGAAGCGGTTCGTCAACAACCAGACGAAAGACGCATTCGAGGCCGCGATCAAGGCCGCACTGGCGAGGAAGTAG
- a CDS encoding CTP synthase: MSGVGKGVFSASLGHLLKHYGFTVSQIKIDGYLNQDAGTINPYRHGEVFVLEDGTECDMDLGTYERFLDDNLNRNNYITSGRVYRIILDKERRGEYLGRDVQVVPHVTGEIKNLIRTKAHEGPYDILVVEIGGTVGDIENIHFIEAAREMLYDEGRDNVMSVHVTQVPYNASAGELKTKPTQHSVKALLQLGIQPDIVVCRSAIPLNKSVRQKISLFCNIAEDRVVSSPDTDSIYRVPALLDRQETVQIVADKLNVNLPQRTDQRPEMFDIYLKYLSGSHPEIRIAITGKYTALHDSYVSILNALDHSKVAVGAEIATEWIDTTDFSSDQPLDEGMLDGISGIIVPGGFGERGAEGKIRFIQYARENGLPFLGLCYGFQLAVVEFARNQCGMLEAAHAEFDAETETPVIYLLPDQRKLTGMGATMRLGGHEVKVKAGTEAHRCYGSEAAVERFRHRYEFNNQYRELIEHKGMVFSGMTPDEEIMQILEIPTHPFFVGTQFHPELTSRPYRPHPLFRGLVQAALTYAESAENRQVAMEAGQAE; the protein is encoded by the coding sequence ATGTCCGGCGTGGGAAAGGGCGTCTTCAGCGCCTCCCTCGGACACCTGCTCAAGCATTACGGATTCACGGTCTCCCAGATCAAGATCGACGGCTACCTGAACCAGGACGCCGGCACCATCAACCCCTACCGCCACGGGGAAGTGTTTGTGCTCGAGGACGGCACCGAATGCGACATGGACCTGGGTACCTACGAGCGCTTCCTCGACGATAACCTGAACCGGAACAACTACATCACGTCGGGCCGGGTGTATCGCATCATCCTCGACAAGGAACGGCGGGGCGAATACCTGGGCCGGGACGTGCAGGTCGTCCCCCACGTGACCGGCGAGATCAAGAACCTGATCCGGACAAAGGCCCACGAGGGCCCCTACGACATCCTGGTCGTCGAGATCGGTGGCACGGTCGGAGACATCGAGAACATCCATTTCATCGAAGCCGCCCGCGAGATGCTCTACGACGAGGGACGGGACAACGTCATGTCGGTCCACGTCACGCAGGTGCCCTACAATGCGTCCGCCGGGGAATTGAAGACCAAGCCCACGCAGCACAGCGTAAAGGCGCTGCTGCAACTGGGCATCCAGCCCGATATCGTGGTGTGCCGCTCGGCCATACCCCTGAACAAGAGCGTCCGCCAGAAGATCAGCCTCTTCTGCAACATCGCCGAGGACCGCGTGGTCAGCAGCCCGGATACGGATTCCATCTACCGGGTGCCGGCCCTGCTCGACCGCCAGGAGACGGTGCAGATCGTCGCCGACAAGCTCAACGTCAACCTCCCGCAGCGTACCGACCAGCGTCCCGAGATGTTCGACATCTACCTGAAGTACCTGTCCGGCAGCCACCCTGAAATACGTATCGCCATCACCGGCAAGTACACGGCCCTGCACGATTCCTACGTGAGCATCCTCAACGCCCTGGACCACAGCAAGGTCGCCGTGGGCGCGGAGATCGCCACCGAGTGGATAGACACGACCGATTTCTCGAGTGATCAGCCGCTGGACGAGGGCATGCTGGACGGGATTTCCGGCATCATCGTGCCCGGCGGCTTCGGCGAGCGGGGCGCCGAGGGCAAGATCCGGTTCATACAGTACGCCAGGGAGAACGGGTTGCCGTTCCTGGGCCTGTGCTATGGCTTCCAGCTGGCCGTGGTGGAGTTCGCGCGCAACCAGTGCGGCATGCTGGAAGCCGCCCACGCGGAATTCGACGCGGAGACGGAGACGCCGGTCATCTACCTGTTGCCCGACCAGCGGAAACTGACCGGCATGGGGGCCACGATGCGGCTCGGAGGACATGAAGTGAAAGTGAAGGCCGGCACGGAAGCCCACCGCTGCTACGGATCTGAAGCGGCCGTCGAACGGTTTCGCCACCGGTACGAGTTCAACAACCAGTACAGGGAACTCATCGAGCACAAGGGCATGGTATTCTCCGGCATGACGCCCGACGAGGAGATCATGCAGATCCTGGAAATCCCCACGCACCCCTTCTTCGTAGGAACCCAGTTCCACCCCGAGTTGACCAGCCGTCCTTACAGACCCCACCCCTTGTTCAGAGGCCTGGTCCAGGCCGCATTGACATACGCGGAATCAGCAGAAAACCGGCAGGTGGCCATGGAGGCCGGGCAAGCGGAATAG
- a CDS encoding transporter substrate-binding domain-containing protein produces MRTIPMRAIPSLLLLALLSALSAYAHAQTSLLDRIQERGEIRIGTTGDYKPFTYLNPETGTYEGMDIDAAQLLGEALGVSVRFVPTTWSTLSDDTMGDRFDLAMSGITRTLDRQKILALTNPYVTIGKSALIRKSDRNRFRGLQDMDRPWVRIGVNRGGTNEAFVRANIRQAAIVMFENNLDVQPAVAAGDVDVMFTDNVEAVIYARQNPVLYAVSPGEPLTREDIGYMTVRGDQPFVNFLNLWLFQMEQKGTLDALRSKWIGEY; encoded by the coding sequence ATGAGGACTATCCCTATGCGCGCCATCCCATCGCTTCTTCTGCTAGCCTTACTGAGTGCCCTTTCAGCATACGCCCACGCCCAGACTTCCCTGCTGGACCGGATCCAGGAACGGGGCGAGATCCGGATCGGGACGACCGGCGACTACAAGCCTTTCACCTATCTGAATCCGGAGACCGGTACCTACGAGGGCATGGACATCGACGCGGCGCAGCTGCTCGGTGAAGCCCTCGGCGTCAGCGTCCGGTTCGTGCCGACGACCTGGAGCACGCTTTCGGACGACACCATGGGTGACCGGTTCGACCTGGCCATGAGCGGCATTACGCGGACACTCGATCGGCAGAAGATCCTCGCGCTAACCAACCCGTATGTCACCATCGGAAAGTCGGCGCTCATCAGAAAGTCCGACCGTAACCGTTTCAGGGGACTGCAGGACATGGACCGGCCCTGGGTGCGGATCGGGGTAAACCGAGGCGGCACCAACGAAGCCTTCGTGCGGGCTAACATCCGGCAGGCTGCGATCGTCATGTTCGAGAACAACCTGGACGTCCAGCCGGCCGTGGCGGCCGGTGACGTGGACGTGATGTTCACGGACAACGTGGAGGCGGTGATCTACGCGAGACAGAATCCGGTGCTGTACGCCGTGAGTCCGGGTGAACCGTTGACCCGGGAAGATATAGGATACATGACCGTCCGCGGCGACCAGCCCTTCGTCAACTTCCTGAACCTGTGGCTGTTTCAAATGGAACAGAAGGGAACGCTCGATGCGCTGAGGAGCAAGTGGATCGGGGAGTACTGA
- the rpsT gene encoding 30S ribosomal protein S20 has translation MPTLVSSKKRLRQESVRQRRNATVKSALRTAIKRLRENSDAEAAPGLLGQAYSKLDKAVKRGVMHRRTAARIKSRLTKQAN, from the coding sequence TTGCCGACCCTCGTTTCATCCAAGAAGCGTTTGCGCCAGGAAAGCGTGCGTCAGCGGCGTAACGCCACGGTCAAGTCCGCCCTCCGGACTGCCATCAAGCGCCTGCGCGAGAATTCGGACGCCGAAGCGGCGCCCGGACTCCTCGGCCAGGCCTATTCCAAGTTGGATAAAGCTGTCAAGCGCGGTGTGATGCACCGGCGGACCGCCGCCCGCATCAAATCCAGGCTGACGAAACAGGCCAACTGA
- the uvrC gene encoding excinuclease ABC subunit UvrC, translating into MAVEPTEIEKKLKSLPGKPGVYLMKDARSRIIYVGKTRALRQRIRSYFQKTRLTAPKAVALASRIRDFDYVATESEVDALLLEDHLIKEHKPKYNVMLRDDKSFPFIMVTNEAFPRVVVTRNVRQDGARYFGPYTNVKAMRRTIDLVRKVFPLRTCPSAKAWPSMDRPCLDYYIDRCPGPCKGHIGEEGYGEIIEQVCQFLTGRTKDLLKQLKERMARASEQLQFELAGRIRDQIVAIEKTTIRQRAFSSREVDRDIIGLARNGTDVCGAVLQVREGKLLGKEHFFLTAPEESTEPETLGAFLTQYYLAAQLWPDEILLSGEPDGMETFREWMARQRGSKVEIAVPRRGDKAAMVRLAVQNAELQLNTHALKRAEARVRRSMPASVGSLQEILGLEVPPRRVETFDISNIQGSDPVASMVCFVDGRPRKSDYRKFKVRDVIGPNDFAMMQEVVGRRYRRLIDENKPLPDLILIDGGKGQLSSVRQVLNELGLVDLPVIGLAKRLEEVFRPGQSEPILVPRSSPALKMLMQARDEAHRFAVTFHRQQRGRRMIRSELDNIPGVGPKRKQQLILALGSVENIRKCSEEELRTVQGVGKDAARKVYRYFHPEVS; encoded by the coding sequence ATGGCTGTCGAACCGACTGAAATCGAAAAGAAGCTCAAGTCCCTCCCCGGCAAACCGGGCGTGTACCTGATGAAAGACGCCCGGTCGCGCATCATCTACGTGGGCAAGACCCGCGCGCTGCGCCAGCGGATCCGCTCGTATTTCCAGAAGACCCGGCTCACGGCGCCCAAGGCCGTCGCCCTGGCCAGCCGGATCCGGGACTTCGACTACGTGGCCACAGAGTCGGAGGTCGACGCGCTGCTCCTGGAAGACCATCTCATCAAGGAGCACAAGCCGAAGTACAACGTGATGCTGCGCGACGACAAGTCCTTTCCCTTCATCATGGTGACCAACGAGGCCTTTCCGCGGGTCGTCGTTACGCGCAACGTCCGGCAGGACGGGGCCCGCTACTTCGGCCCCTACACCAACGTGAAGGCCATGCGAAGGACGATCGACCTGGTCCGGAAGGTCTTCCCGCTGCGCACCTGTCCCAGCGCGAAGGCGTGGCCGTCTATGGACCGGCCCTGCCTCGATTATTACATCGACCGCTGTCCCGGACCGTGCAAGGGGCACATCGGCGAGGAGGGCTACGGCGAAATCATCGAGCAGGTGTGCCAGTTTCTCACCGGCAGGACGAAGGACCTGCTGAAACAGCTGAAGGAACGCATGGCGCGGGCATCGGAGCAACTGCAGTTCGAACTGGCGGGACGCATTCGCGACCAGATCGTCGCCATCGAGAAGACGACGATTCGTCAGCGGGCCTTTTCGAGCAGGGAAGTGGACCGGGACATCATCGGGCTCGCCAGGAACGGAACCGACGTGTGCGGGGCGGTCCTGCAGGTCCGGGAGGGCAAGCTGCTGGGCAAAGAGCACTTCTTCCTTACGGCGCCGGAGGAGTCGACGGAACCGGAAACGCTGGGCGCCTTCCTGACTCAGTACTATCTCGCCGCGCAGCTCTGGCCCGACGAGATCCTGCTGAGCGGGGAACCGGACGGCATGGAGACGTTCCGGGAATGGATGGCCCGGCAGCGTGGATCCAAGGTCGAAATCGCCGTGCCCCGCCGGGGCGACAAGGCCGCCATGGTCCGGCTGGCCGTGCAGAACGCCGAACTGCAGCTGAACACCCACGCGCTGAAACGGGCCGAAGCCAGGGTTCGCCGCAGCATGCCCGCCTCGGTGGGATCCCTGCAGGAAATCCTTGGACTCGAAGTGCCGCCTAGACGCGTCGAGACCTTCGACATCTCCAACATTCAGGGTTCGGACCCGGTGGCCTCCATGGTCTGTTTCGTGGACGGCCGCCCGCGCAAGTCGGACTACCGGAAGTTCAAGGTCAGGGACGTGATCGGCCCCAACGACTTCGCCATGATGCAGGAAGTGGTCGGCCGGCGGTACCGGCGGCTGATCGACGAGAACAAGCCCCTTCCGGACCTCATACTCATCGACGGCGGAAAGGGCCAGCTTTCCAGCGTCCGACAGGTCCTGAACGAGCTGGGCCTGGTTGACCTGCCGGTCATCGGCCTGGCGAAGCGCCTGGAGGAAGTCTTCCGGCCGGGCCAGTCCGAACCGATCCTCGTCCCCCGGTCCTCCCCGGCCCTGAAGATGCTCATGCAGGCCCGGGACGAAGCCCACAGGTTCGCCGTGACCTTTCACCGGCAGCAGCGGGGAAGGCGCATGATCCGTTCGGAACTGGACAACATACCCGGGGTGGGACCGAAGCGGAAACAGCAGTTGATCCTGGCGCTCGGCTCCGTGGAGAACATACGCAAGTGCTCCGAGGAGGAACTGAGGACGGTCCAGGGCGTGGGCAAAGACGCGGCGCGGAAAGTGTACCGGTATTTCCATCCGGAAGTATCCTGA
- a CDS encoding Gfo/Idh/MocA family oxidoreductase, translating into MADRPAVPVLRPDNSDPGLRPAIRGIPPRPVAALHGNRRCPCGGTGPWTPADGPVAQPRQRVHHRYQLRDSAEVACPVALRHRQPAFHPVEIRPPLQRPAPVEPIQPGHLRGALRGARDRGRPERAVGQRPLGHGRDLGAGFGHPLAGEAFSRYLHVRRLLRRARVRAVLVDRNPVPVRGRAHYRPHVPAHGLLHGHGSRHVRLISQRPNRGGFSGGAGGNGTAALRNRERTVVRAVPGGTGGEGSGLETFDLTEREFTMALNVGIVGVGGIAHCHGRAAREVPEAELAAICDVSQDALDRFGETFGVSRRYTDLERMLQDEEIDILSICTWGDSHADLSIQSARTGRVKAILCEKPISSTAAECEAMIESARDHGVLLAEAFKFRHHPCHIRAKELIDAGEIGKVKLIRSTFTAAVDPDNLRPDYNWRFNRNKRGGATYDLGCYCIHHARFITGSEPEQVHARGHYGQRSRVPESVLAQLEFPGEISAQCAFSFRFHSSQEFEVFGTDGYMRMDMAWNNEDHPVVLEIRKNDGEERTIRFTPVFQFTNQLRHLGECLESGRPHRIPPENSLGNMRVIDAVHASIDAGQPVVLNTA; encoded by the coding sequence ATGGCAGATCGACCCGCGGTACCTGTCCTCCGGCCTGATAACTCTGATCCTGGTCTTCGGCCAGCTATACGTGGGATTCCTCCACGACCTGTCGCAGCTCTTCACGGCAATCGTCGTTGCCCTTGTGGCGGAACTGGCCCTTGGACGCCTGCTGACGGGCCGGTGGCCCAACCCCGCCAGCGCGTACATCACCGGTATCAGTTGCGGGATTCTGCTGAGGTCGCTTGCCCTGTGGCCCTACGCCATCGCCAGCCTGCTTTCCATCCTGTCGAAATACGTCCTCCGCTTCAGAGGCCGGCACCTGTGGAACCCATCCAACCTGGGCATCTGCGTGGTGCTCTTCGCGGCGCCCGGGACCGTGGCCGCCCTGAGCGAGCAGTGGGGCAACGACCTCTGGGCCATGGCCGTGATCTGGGTGCTGGGTTCGGTCATCCTCTGGCGGGCGAAGCGTTTTCACGTTACCTTCACGTACGCCGCCTCCTTCGTCGTGCTCGCGTTCGCGCGGTCCTTGTTGACCGGAACCCCGTTCCTGTCCGAGGTCGCGCCCATTACCGGCCCCATGTACCAGCTCATGGCCTTCTTCATGGTCACGGATCCCGCCACGTCCGTCTCATCTCGCAACGGCCGAATCGGGGTGGCTTTTCTGGTGGCGCTGGCGGAAATGGTACTGCGGCTCTACGAAATCGTGAACGCACCGTTGTACGCGCTGTTCCTGGTGGGACCGGCGGCGAAGGTTCTGGACTTGAAACGTTCGATCTGACCGAAAGGGAGTTCACCATGGCCCTCAACGTAGGCATCGTCGGCGTGGGCGGCATCGCGCACTGTCACGGCAGGGCGGCCCGGGAGGTGCCCGAAGCGGAACTCGCCGCGATTTGCGACGTCTCCCAGGACGCGCTGGACAGGTTCGGCGAGACCTTCGGGGTCTCCCGACGCTACACGGATCTGGAGCGCATGTTGCAGGACGAGGAAATCGACATCCTCTCCATCTGTACCTGGGGCGATTCCCACGCGGATCTCAGTATCCAATCCGCGCGGACCGGCCGGGTCAAGGCGATTCTCTGTGAAAAACCCATCAGTTCGACGGCGGCCGAATGCGAAGCCATGATCGAATCCGCGCGGGATCACGGCGTCCTGCTCGCCGAGGCCTTCAAGTTCCGCCACCACCCGTGCCATATCAGGGCGAAGGAGCTCATCGACGCCGGCGAGATCGGCAAGGTCAAGTTGATCCGCAGTACCTTTACCGCGGCGGTAGATCCAGATAATCTGAGACCGGACTACAACTGGCGGTTCAACAGGAACAAGCGCGGCGGCGCCACCTACGACCTGGGCTGCTACTGCATACACCACGCCCGGTTCATCACGGGAAGCGAACCGGAACAGGTCCATGCGCGCGGCCACTACGGCCAGCGGTCACGGGTGCCCGAGTCCGTCCTGGCGCAACTCGAATTCCCCGGCGAGATCAGCGCGCAGTGCGCCTTTTCCTTCCGGTTCCATAGTTCCCAGGAGTTCGAGGTGTTCGGTACGGACGGCTACATGCGGATGGACATGGCCTGGAACAACGAAGATCACCCGGTCGTGCTGGAAATCAGAAAAAACGACGGGGAAGAAAGGACCATCCGGTTCACCCCGGTCTTTCAATTCACCAATCAACTGCGACACCTTGGCGAATGTCTCGAATCCGGCCGGCCGCACCGGATTCCACCGGAGAACAGCCTGGGCAACATGCGGGTCATCGACGCCGTGCACGCGTCCATTGACGCGGGACAGCCCGTGGTTTTAAATACCGCTTAG